A stretch of the Pseudobacteroides sp. genome encodes the following:
- a CDS encoding transposase: INTITAAMLISEIGDIRRFSSADKMCRYSGISPVACSSGDKDKNFRNKQGNRRLYEIFRDIASRNICRGRDKKSPINETFLEYYNKKISQGKTKRQALIAVMRQIAKVIYSMMIHQREYIKPTVSKTENA; the protein is encoded by the coding sequence GAATTAATACTATTACTGCTGCAATGCTGATTAGTGAAATTGGGGATATCAGAAGGTTTTCAAGTGCCGATAAAATGTGTCGGTACAGCGGAATAAGCCCGGTGGCCTGTTCATCAGGCGATAAGGACAAGAACTTTAGGAATAAGCAGGGCAACAGGCGATTGTATGAGATATTTAGGGATATTGCATCAAGGAATATTTGCAGAGGAAGAGATAAGAAAAGCCCGATAAATGAAACCTTTCTGGAATATTATAATAAGAAGATATCACAGGGAAAAACAAAGCGTCAGGCCTTAATTGCAGTAATGAGGCAGATTGCAAAGGTTATCTATTCAATGATGATTCATCAAAGGGAGTACATAAAACCAACAGTTTCCAAAACAGAAAATGCATGA